The Thermosipho japonicus region CAGGATAGTGATATATCTCTGGAAGATTTCCACCAAAGTACTCTGCACCATCTCCTATAACCGAAAAATTTTCCATCTTTTCAAGCTCTTTTGAAAAATTCTCTATTGACTCAACAAAAGGTTCAACAATAGTATTTAAATATTCATCATATATTGCTCCATAAATATACCCTTGCCGTGCTTTTCTTGTGATAACTATATTTTTTCCACTATTCATTAAATTGGCCGCAATAAGTTTTGTCGAAGGAATGGCAACTATCTTTTTATCTATAGAAAGTCCAAGAGCAAAAGATATTCCAACTCTAAGGCCAGTTAAACTTCCGGGACCTATTCCAATACCTACAACATCAATATCTTCAAAGTTTATATTCAAATTTTTTAAATTATTCATTACAACACCCAAATTTCTTCCATGTTTATCCTTTCCCATGTAGGTCTGAGTAATAATCTTTTCAGAATCTCTATAATACACTACAATTTTTGATGTTGAAGTATCTAAAGCAAGTATTTTCATATTTTATCCCTCCATTTCTATTTAATTTTATCATATTTAAAAAAATAAAAGAGGGATTTCTTCCCCCCTTTTACCTTTTTAAAACTGTATATTT contains the following coding sequences:
- the tsaB gene encoding tRNA (adenosine(37)-N6)-threonylcarbamoyltransferase complex dimerization subunit type 1 TsaB → MKILALDTSTSKIVVYYRDSEKIITQTYMGKDKHGRNLGVVMNNLKNLNINFEDIDVVGIGIGPGSLTGLRVGISFALGLSIDKKIVAIPSTKLIAANLMNSGKNIVITRKARQGYIYGAIYDEYLNTIVEPFVESIENFSKELEKMENFSVIGDGAEYFGGNLPEIYHYPEPSRLGYLVEKEVELGNFVEKVEPLYIQKSIAEINFEKKNQRKDG